Proteins encoded within one genomic window of Pseudodesulfovibrio senegalensis:
- a CDS encoding flagellar hook protein FlgE, with protein MGYSSLYTGVTGLKAYGDNMQVIGNNLANVNTVGYKRSVAQFSDLMSVNAGCSGIGYESGDVYSPQVGKGVRIAAVLANFEQGSLQTTTTTTDLAIEGRGFFGVRNALDDSSHYTRAGEFRFNRDAYLVDPHGLRLQGHAVDRETGEVQAAVSDILLPYEEVENAAGETVRVIQSPPRATENATIVANLDEQNGDKFVSSNSPLTAMFNAWNTTSGAAFGSGNSASMNVYDSEGNKHVVTIHYDPVNKSSLSGADGGAYWEYIVTIDPDEDGRASVQGTSTAGLLAMGVLHFDTSGKLDGQSMYTMEGGAADKVLSNWGLATLSEDGAPQLSVTFAGSGAGTAQTIDLDFGLTSETASWENVGSNASAADLGTNVYGMTTLADGQRGTSVTTAYPGHGNATMFSTQDGYSTGYLQGMSVDSEGFLVGQFSNGESERLYQVSMYMFTNDFGLRREGSNLFGANDESGVALEGTAGQGGRGTISQNSLEVSNVDMADEFAHMILTQRAFQANTKVVTTSDHLMNVALQTKR; from the coding sequence ATGGGTTACAGTTCACTGTATACGGGCGTGACCGGGCTCAAGGCCTATGGTGACAACATGCAGGTCATCGGCAACAACCTGGCCAACGTCAACACCGTGGGATACAAGCGCAGCGTTGCGCAGTTTTCGGACCTCATGAGCGTCAATGCAGGTTGCTCGGGCATCGGCTACGAGAGCGGCGACGTTTATTCCCCGCAGGTGGGCAAGGGGGTCCGCATTGCCGCGGTTCTTGCGAATTTCGAGCAGGGGAGCCTGCAAACCACCACCACGACCACGGACCTCGCCATCGAGGGGCGCGGGTTTTTCGGCGTGCGCAATGCTCTGGATGATTCCAGCCACTACACCCGGGCGGGCGAGTTCCGTTTCAACCGGGACGCGTATCTGGTGGACCCGCACGGCCTGCGCCTGCAGGGGCACGCCGTGGACCGGGAAACCGGGGAGGTGCAGGCTGCGGTTTCCGACATCCTGCTGCCCTACGAAGAAGTGGAGAACGCTGCCGGGGAAACCGTGCGCGTGATCCAGTCGCCGCCCAGAGCCACGGAGAACGCCACCATCGTGGCCAATCTCGACGAGCAGAACGGCGACAAGTTCGTCAGTTCCAACAGTCCGCTCACGGCCATGTTCAACGCATGGAACACCACGTCCGGGGCCGCGTTCGGTTCCGGAAATTCCGCGTCCATGAACGTGTACGATTCAGAGGGCAACAAGCATGTGGTCACCATTCATTACGACCCGGTGAACAAATCCTCGCTTTCGGGCGCGGACGGGGGCGCGTATTGGGAATACATCGTGACCATCGACCCGGACGAGGACGGCCGCGCCAGCGTGCAGGGCACGTCCACGGCCGGACTGCTGGCCATGGGGGTGCTGCATTTCGACACCAGCGGCAAGCTGGACGGGCAGAGTATGTATACCATGGAAGGCGGAGCCGCGGACAAGGTGCTCAGCAACTGGGGGCTGGCCACGCTCTCCGAGGACGGCGCTCCGCAACTCTCGGTGACGTTCGCCGGCTCGGGCGCGGGCACGGCCCAGACCATCGATCTCGATTTCGGGCTGACCTCGGAAACGGCTTCGTGGGAAAACGTGGGCTCCAACGCTTCGGCCGCGGATCTCGGCACCAATGTGTACGGCATGACCACTCTGGCCGACGGCCAGCGGGGCACGAGCGTGACCACCGCCTATCCGGGCCACGGCAACGCCACCATGTTCAGTACGCAGGACGGCTACTCCACCGGGTATCTGCAGGGCATGAGCGTGGACAGCGAAGGTTTTCTGGTGGGCCAGTTTTCCAATGGGGAGAGCGAGCGGCTTTATCAGGTCAGCATGTATATGTTCACCAACGATTTCGGATTGCGCCGCGAGGGCAGCAATCTCTTCGGTGCCAATGACGAGTCCGGTGTGGCCCTTGAAGGGACCGCCGGGCAGGGAGGCCGGGGAACCATCAGCCAGAATTCCCTTGAGGTCTCCAACGTGGACATGGCCGACGAATTCGCCCACATGATTCTGACCCAGCGGGCGTTCCAGGCCAACACCAAGGTGGTGACCACCTCGGACCACCTCATGAACGTGGCCTTGCAGACCAAGCGATAG
- a CDS encoding OmpH family outer membrane protein encodes MKRILISLSSVLACLMILAACNQQGPSVGVLDEAQAFRDNPAAAAAMEFLKQKSEPLQKEAETAYKAMQENKNDDTEAAYREAMGKLQSVMGAEQQRVVGLLNAEFERVIQDYRKSKGLALIVARKSVLDADDAIDITKDIVAEMGKVKIDFAAKAEVKETPAPEKAEEKAPEAAPEKEDAKAE; translated from the coding sequence ATGAAACGTATTCTTATTTCCCTGAGCAGCGTTCTGGCCTGCCTGATGATCCTTGCCGCCTGCAACCAGCAAGGCCCCTCTGTCGGCGTGCTGGACGAAGCCCAGGCCTTTCGGGACAACCCTGCGGCAGCCGCCGCCATGGAATTCCTGAAGCAAAAAAGCGAACCGCTCCAGAAGGAAGCCGAAACCGCTTACAAGGCCATGCAGGAAAACAAGAACGATGACACCGAAGCCGCCTATCGCGAAGCCATGGGCAAGCTCCAGAGCGTCATGGGCGCGGAACAGCAGCGTGTAGTGGGTCTGCTCAACGCGGAATTCGAACGGGTGATTCAGGACTACCGCAAGTCCAAGGGCCTGGCCCTGATCGTGGCGCGCAAGTCCGTGCTTGATGCAGACGACGCCATCGACATCACCAAGGACATCGTTGCGGAAATGGGCAAGGTGAAAATCGACTTTGCGGCCAAGGCCGAGGTCAAGGAAACGCCGGCCCCGGAAAAGGCTGAGGAAAAGGCCCCCGAAGCCGCACCCGAAAAAGAGGACGCAAAAGCGGAATAG
- a CDS encoding glycosyltransferase: MYAPSTLLIHTTPDLDRAFQALGCTTLTLQPDSGQQVLDLEKRLHGMDFTPELIVQRENLSCRLLVSGLDRFDCPKIFWGLDSHLNAHWHAAYARLFDISCATQKKWIPAYRQLGAQDVRWLPWYAPAGTWQPWSAREHGFSFVGRFSSQRPARRWMCEHLQQRFAHANPSVRDDISYAQMLELYGRTKIVPNESIFNESNLRLFEAATRGCVVLNPDIGPELEELFEPGREIDIYDSVVDLEDLLARHLADERRAQAMGRAAFERVQAEHLVLHRAQTLLDYAADATANAATGQDAQAWFTVTLARLMESGHIFAQPATVEKQAAHLPQTGTTMASRLRLLATDNSPECAQRIMHILHTVLTDHLFRNDMELNLTASMAALRSALEAKNAAANTDADTNMDAMARTFLLRQLQAGGRTSAPPAPGRENLLLAWARLLHRAGKTIRAGLPFSVKNHLPGSAVECLILLLSLHPEHMEALRLMESLTHSIRGTEQARVGYLSLLTLHEPDDWRMGLELAIADLRSYRRTAGEEELRNALKAARQQEQEKHFIRALTARDPSGLLRRLAKIETENQR, from the coding sequence ATGTACGCACCGTCGACACTGCTCATACACACCACTCCGGATCTGGACAGGGCTTTTCAGGCACTGGGGTGCACAACCCTGACACTGCAGCCGGATTCCGGCCAGCAGGTGCTGGACCTTGAAAAACGCCTGCACGGCATGGATTTCACGCCCGAACTGATCGTTCAGCGGGAAAACCTCAGTTGCCGGTTGCTGGTGTCCGGCCTGGACCGTTTCGATTGTCCGAAAATCTTCTGGGGGCTGGATTCGCACCTCAACGCGCACTGGCACGCAGCCTATGCCCGGCTTTTCGACATCAGCTGCGCCACCCAGAAAAAATGGATCCCCGCCTACCGGCAACTGGGCGCGCAGGACGTGCGCTGGCTGCCATGGTACGCACCGGCCGGAACCTGGCAACCATGGAGCGCGCGCGAACACGGTTTTTCCTTTGTGGGCCGTTTTTCCTCCCAGCGCCCGGCCCGGCGCTGGATGTGCGAGCATCTCCAGCAACGCTTTGCCCACGCCAACCCGTCCGTTCGCGACGACATCAGCTACGCCCAGATGCTCGAACTCTACGGCAGGACGAAAATCGTGCCCAACGAAAGCATTTTCAACGAAAGCAACCTGCGTCTGTTCGAGGCCGCAACACGCGGTTGCGTGGTGCTGAACCCGGACATCGGCCCGGAACTGGAAGAGCTGTTCGAACCGGGCAGGGAAATCGATATCTACGACTCGGTGGTTGATCTGGAAGATCTGCTGGCCCGGCATCTTGCGGACGAACGCAGGGCACAGGCCATGGGGCGCGCCGCATTTGAACGCGTGCAGGCCGAGCATCTTGTACTGCACCGGGCGCAGACGCTGCTGGACTATGCTGCGGACGCCACGGCCAACGCGGCCACCGGGCAGGACGCACAGGCATGGTTCACGGTCACGCTGGCCCGGCTCATGGAGTCCGGACACATCTTTGCACAGCCGGCCACGGTCGAAAAGCAGGCAGCACACCTGCCGCAGACCGGCACGACCATGGCGTCCAGACTCAGGTTGCTGGCAACAGACAACAGCCCGGAATGCGCACAACGAATCATGCATATCCTGCACACCGTGCTCACGGACCACCTGTTCCGCAATGACATGGAACTTAATCTGACCGCGAGCATGGCAGCGCTGCGATCGGCCCTTGAGGCCAAAAATGCGGCCGCGAACACGGACGCTGACACGAACATGGACGCCATGGCCCGCACATTCCTGCTGCGCCAGCTGCAGGCAGGCGGCAGGACCTCGGCTCCCCCGGCCCCCGGCCGCGAGAACCTGCTGCTGGCATGGGCCAGACTGCTGCACCGTGCCGGAAAAACAATCCGCGCGGGCCTGCCTTTTTCCGTGAAAAACCATTTGCCCGGCTCTGCCGTGGAATGCCTGATCCTGCTGCTGTCTCTGCATCCGGAACACATGGAGGCCCTGCGGCTCATGGAGAGCCTGACCCACTCCATCCGGGGCACGGAACAGGCGCGCGTCGGTTACCTCTCACTGCTCACCCTGCATGAACCGGACGACTGGCGCATGGGGCTGGAACTGGCCATAGCCGACCTGCGTTCATACCGACGCACGGCCGGAGAGGAAGAACTGCGCAACGCCCTGAAGGCGGCACGCCAACAGGAACAGGAAAAACACTTCATACGGGCGCTGACCGCACGCGACCCTTCCGGCCTGTTGCGTCGTCTGGCGAAAATCGAAACCGAAAATCAGCGGTAG
- a CDS encoding 3D domain-containing protein: protein MRTVFHYITITILCSAVVVMVAVLGLKNRQIDTLRHELALAKHTAEARKLMVEEARVLQKAVSDYNQVLKVTVTAYNAEEGQTDADPLIAASMRKVREGTVAVSRDLFDQGWVFGKKIRIEGLGIFEINDLMNKRYKKRVDVFMWDKDQARAFGKRVFKAALLSI from the coding sequence ATGCGAACCGTTTTTCATTACATAACAATCACAATACTCTGTAGCGCCGTGGTGGTCATGGTGGCCGTTCTGGGCCTCAAGAACCGCCAGATCGACACCCTGCGCCACGAGCTTGCCCTGGCCAAACACACGGCCGAAGCCCGCAAGCTCATGGTGGAAGAGGCACGGGTGCTGCAGAAGGCTGTCAGCGATTACAACCAGGTCCTCAAGGTCACGGTGACCGCGTACAACGCCGAGGAAGGACAGACCGACGCCGATCCGCTCATCGCGGCCAGCATGCGCAAGGTGCGCGAAGGCACGGTGGCCGTTTCCCGCGACCTGTTCGACCAAGGGTGGGTTTTCGGCAAGAAGATCCGCATCGAGGGTCTGGGCATTTTTGAAATCAACGACCTCATGAACAAGCGCTACAAGAAGCGTGTGGATGTGTTCATGTGGGACAAGGATCAGGCCAGGGCATTCGGCAAGCGCGTGTTCAAGGCGGCGCTGCTGAGCATTTAG
- a CDS encoding flagellar biosynthesis anti-sigma factor FlgM, with amino-acid sequence MSRIFDELDKAMDGICSERSLLRQHKEEGRLADSRERAEKLAALKRQIREGVYRPDIKDVARLLTGAVTR; translated from the coding sequence GTGAGCCGCATATTTGATGAATTGGACAAGGCCATGGACGGCATCTGTTCGGAACGTTCATTGCTCCGCCAGCACAAGGAGGAAGGCCGTCTGGCCGATTCCCGCGAGCGCGCGGAAAAGCTCGCGGCCCTCAAGCGCCAGATTCGCGAGGGGGTGTATCGGCCGGACATCAAGGATGTGGCCCGGCTGCTGACCGGGGCCGTGACCCGCTAG
- a CDS encoding GGDEF domain-containing protein codes for MPDALSQPKKTRSRRARPGARKRAVLLYSLSLSLLGLILLLNFGLLYNEAVAQDMRPDRLMRLAYLLMLGGILVMGAQALLIFKGVLANLDQDRRKADELSEKVAQLTVIDDLTKAFNRFKFDSVMARELENIRRYKSVLSGVMFDIDGFRAINEKHGYNAGDAVLVHLARYVNKRIRKTDYLFRWRGGKFIILTPHADREKAAQAADKLKRLIAATPFSGSITLTVSLSVTQAKGTDTMESFLQRLQAGLTSAKNKGRDQVCTV; via the coding sequence ATGCCCGACGCCCTTTCCCAGCCGAAGAAAACACGCTCCCGCCGGGCCAGGCCCGGAGCACGCAAACGGGCCGTGCTGCTCTATTCCCTGAGCCTGTCCCTGCTCGGACTGATCCTGCTGCTGAATTTCGGGTTGCTCTACAATGAGGCGGTGGCTCAGGACATGCGGCCGGACCGGCTCATGCGGCTGGCCTACCTGCTCATGCTGGGCGGCATTCTGGTCATGGGCGCGCAGGCCCTGCTCATCTTCAAGGGAGTGCTCGCCAATCTGGACCAGGACCGGCGCAAGGCCGACGAATTGAGCGAGAAAGTGGCCCAACTCACGGTCATCGACGACCTGACAAAGGCCTTCAACCGTTTCAAGTTCGATTCGGTCATGGCCCGCGAGCTGGAAAACATCCGCCGCTACAAGAGCGTGCTGTCCGGGGTGATGTTCGACATCGACGGGTTCCGGGCCATCAATGAAAAGCACGGCTACAATGCGGGCGATGCCGTACTCGTGCATCTGGCCCGCTACGTGAACAAACGCATCCGCAAGACCGACTACCTTTTCCGCTGGCGCGGCGGAAAATTCATCATCCTCACCCCGCACGCGGACCGGGAAAAGGCCGCACAGGCCGCAGACAAGCTCAAAAGGCTCATTGCCGCCACCCCGTTTTCCGGCAGCATCACCCTGACCGTGAGCCTGAGCGTGACCCAGGCCAAAGGCACGGACACCATGGAATCCTTCCTGCAACGGCTGCAGGCCGGGCTGACCAGCGCAAAGAACAAAGGGCGGGATCAGGTCTGTACGGTCTGA
- a CDS encoding Hpt domain-containing protein, translating into MVEDLFDSGSFMQSLGGDAGLASELLEAYLEDSLVRAEELGRALDEGDAPAAAKAAHSLKGMSGVVRASRLVSMALEMEVASRDARLDQVRAMRPNLDETLHETLGLMLAFLQTLKQ; encoded by the coding sequence ATGGTTGAAGACCTGTTTGATTCCGGCTCGTTCATGCAGAGTCTGGGCGGCGACGCCGGTCTGGCCTCGGAATTGTTGGAGGCCTATCTGGAAGACAGTCTTGTGCGGGCCGAAGAGCTGGGCCGGGCGCTTGATGAAGGCGATGCGCCTGCCGCGGCAAAGGCGGCCCATTCGCTCAAGGGCATGTCCGGCGTGGTGCGCGCCAGCCGTCTTGTTTCCATGGCCCTGGAAATGGAGGTCGCCTCGCGGGATGCCCGCCTGGATCAGGTGCGTGCCATGCGGCCGAACCTGGATGAAACGCTCCATGAAACCCTCGGCTTGATGCTTGCCTTTCTGCAGACCCTGAAACAATAA
- a CDS encoding tetratricopeptide repeat protein, translating to MQEMEKALAGLEREAPMAMEVLCMAAFLGDAPLPAEFGLNVEGGMHSPALLNPAAAMFAVAATLDPLFNAGLAEQDPETLSFFVGQEVREAVKKAVPEAAHAQWKERACYVLNLCLPDAETGNWPAAEPLMPHVTACLDHVRNGLCSASANRLLHQTGFFLFQQERCELAVEMLEAALAVDVALKGEAHPDIASDHEGLGMVNLAGGRVAEAEGHYRRCIDLRGEIFTQDNPMLAPAHDGLAHALLAAGDSAGAVQQWDEAARIMARAAGGEHPFVVQCRENADRYR from the coding sequence ATGCAGGAAATGGAAAAGGCGTTGGCGGGGTTGGAGCGGGAAGCACCCATGGCCATGGAGGTGCTGTGCATGGCCGCGTTTCTGGGCGATGCGCCCCTTCCGGCCGAGTTCGGCCTGAACGTTGAGGGCGGCATGCACAGTCCGGCCCTGCTCAATCCGGCCGCAGCCATGTTTGCCGTGGCCGCCACGCTGGACCCGCTGTTCAATGCCGGGCTGGCCGAGCAGGATCCGGAAACCCTGTCGTTTTTCGTTGGGCAGGAGGTCCGCGAGGCCGTGAAAAAGGCTGTGCCCGAGGCTGCGCACGCCCAGTGGAAGGAGCGGGCCTGCTATGTGCTCAACCTGTGCCTGCCCGATGCGGAAACCGGTAACTGGCCGGCTGCCGAACCGCTCATGCCCCATGTGACGGCCTGTCTCGATCATGTGCGCAACGGCCTGTGTTCCGCGTCCGCCAACCGCCTGTTGCACCAGACCGGGTTTTTTCTGTTTCAGCAGGAGCGTTGCGAACTGGCCGTGGAAATGCTGGAAGCGGCTCTTGCCGTGGACGTGGCCCTCAAGGGAGAGGCGCATCCGGACATTGCCTCGGATCATGAGGGGCTGGGCATGGTCAACCTTGCGGGCGGCCGGGTGGCGGAGGCCGAGGGCCATTACCGGCGCTGCATCGACCTGCGCGGCGAAATTTTCACACAGGACAATCCCATGCTGGCCCCGGCCCATGACGGGCTGGCCCATGCGTTGCTGGCAGCGGGCGATTCAGCCGGCGCCGTGCAACAGTGGGATGAGGCCGCGCGCATCATGGCCAGGGCCGCCGGAGGTGAGCACCCCTTTGTGGTCCAATGTCGGGAAAACGCGGACCGCTACCGCTGA
- a CDS encoding glycosyltransferase: MASEMKVLHCITGLNRGGAEAMLLKLVSRLPALDCACRVISLLEPGPLASPLRDMGVAVDSLHMRRGMPDPRALLRLRSLMLRWRPDVVQTWLYHADLMGLMAARFAGNVPVVWNLRCTAMDPSNLSSLLVRRACATLSGHAAGVAANSHAGLAYHRALGYRPRRQWVLPNGFDLQAFAPNRKRRTAMRRHWGVPADQPVIGMAARRDLLKDHASLLRAFAAVLGEFPDALLVLCGDGMEPGQSALDAGIREAGVADRVRLLGPLENMADFMNGLDVFCLSSKAEGFPNVLGEAMACGVPCVATDVGDVRRVLDSVGTVVRPGDHAAMARAVIGLLRMSSAQRRAAGQAGRERMESKYHLDAVVQSYMKMYRDVAFA, translated from the coding sequence ATGGCAAGCGAAATGAAGGTGCTGCATTGCATAACCGGTCTGAACCGGGGCGGAGCCGAGGCCATGCTGCTGAAGCTGGTTTCCCGTCTGCCTGCGCTCGACTGTGCGTGCCGTGTTATCAGCCTGCTGGAACCGGGACCGTTGGCTTCTCCCCTGCGCGACATGGGCGTTGCCGTGGATTCGCTGCACATGCGGCGCGGCATGCCCGACCCGCGTGCCCTGTTGCGCCTGCGTTCGCTGATGCTTCGCTGGCGGCCCGACGTGGTGCAGACCTGGCTGTATCATGCCGACCTGATGGGCCTGATGGCTGCACGGTTTGCCGGCAATGTGCCCGTGGTCTGGAATCTGCGTTGCACGGCCATGGATCCTTCCAATCTTTCCTCTCTTTTGGTGCGTAGGGCCTGCGCCACGCTTTCCGGCCATGCGGCCGGGGTTGCGGCCAATTCCCATGCCGGACTGGCATACCACCGGGCCCTGGGATACCGCCCGCGCAGGCAGTGGGTGCTGCCCAACGGATTTGACCTGCAGGCCTTTGCGCCAAACCGGAAAAGGCGTACCGCCATGCGTCGGCATTGGGGCGTGCCCGCGGATCAGCCGGTAATCGGCATGGCCGCGCGGCGTGACCTGCTCAAGGACCATGCCTCCCTGCTGCGGGCCTTTGCCGCGGTGCTGGGGGAGTTCCCCGATGCCCTGCTTGTGCTCTGCGGGGACGGCATGGAGCCGGGGCAGTCCGCTCTTGATGCCGGGATTCGCGAGGCAGGTGTGGCAGACCGGGTGCGTTTGCTGGGGCCGCTGGAGAACATGGCTGATTTCATGAACGGGCTGGACGTGTTCTGCCTGAGCTCGAAGGCTGAAGGTTTTCCCAACGTGCTGGGCGAGGCCATGGCCTGCGGCGTTCCCTGCGTCGCCACGGACGTGGGCGATGTGCGCCGGGTGCTGGACAGCGTCGGAACCGTGGTGCGGCCCGGGGACCACGCGGCCATGGCACGGGCTGTGATCGGCTTGCTGCGCATGTCGTCGGCCCAACGCCGGGCCGCGGGGCAGGCTGGCCGGGAACGCATGGAATCGAAGTACCATCTGGATGCAGTGGTTCAATCATATATGAAGATGTATCGGGATGTGGCTTTTGCATGA
- a CDS encoding EAL domain-containing protein has product MKQPIFSRRFILLAKALLPTALTLLIFAGAMFLVFLPTLENSLLENKKQAIQDLTASVISRLAYLDSQVKAGKLDMDEARKRAREQVRFIRYGRKNKDYFWINDTRPVMIMHPYRSKLEGQNLLEYRDSSGNAPFVDMTREALQGGGFVRYIWQWKDQKDKEAPKLSYVRLFKPWDWVVGTGIYLDDLAADMKKIRTGVTMAFTLLLTLVALISGYVARQIYVSERRREKVQKQRERLMSALREGEERYRTIADFAYDWEVWLGPDKGVLYCSPSCERITGYAPESFFENPDLLRSIVAEQDREAWDNYLQMLPTREGLQFDFRLERKDGSRRWLGVVGRSVFGIGMKPLGLRFSFRDITERKNMEEQLRHQALHDPLTGLANRTLCLDRIRHAMERAKRREEYYYAVVFMDLDRFKVINDSLGHRFGDMVLMETGRRLSRHMRGLDTVARFGGDEFVFLLDELASPSQALRIVKRVRAAVAEKFCFEGHEVMTTASFGIVLSPTNYHRAEDLLQNANIAMHRAKEKGRNQFKVFTSRMLENAVEQLNLENDMRSALKDGEFHIEYQPILLMGTNSLIGFEALARWNHPTRGPIPPSEFIPMAEDSGMIMELGQWVLENALKTLATWRAQSERAKDLFMAVNLSTRQFAKAALHTDILATLEKTGVPADRLKLEVTESAVMENPESALRTLNILRENGVQFSIDDFGTGYSSLTQLQRLPVDTLKVDRSFISRLGEGDDQESTEIVKAVVAMARCLDLSVVAEGVETGKQLDSLSRLNCECVQGFLFHEPLHDSAAMDLIAEQESNPVPEDFRKRHFQRAKSSLKKAQSGTTKNSAPNIEITDPDVS; this is encoded by the coding sequence ATGAAGCAGCCCATCTTCAGCAGACGTTTCATATTGCTTGCCAAAGCCCTTCTTCCCACGGCACTGACCCTGCTGATCTTTGCCGGGGCCATGTTTCTGGTATTTTTGCCCACGCTTGAAAATTCGCTGCTGGAAAACAAGAAACAAGCCATACAGGACCTGACCGCCTCGGTCATCAGCAGGCTTGCCTATCTGGACAGCCAGGTGAAAGCCGGAAAGCTGGATATGGACGAAGCCCGGAAACGGGCACGCGAGCAGGTGCGGTTCATTCGCTACGGGCGCAAGAACAAAGACTATTTCTGGATCAACGACACCCGGCCCGTCATGATCATGCACCCCTACAGATCCAAACTGGAAGGACAGAATCTTCTCGAATACCGGGACTCCTCCGGAAACGCCCCCTTTGTGGACATGACCCGGGAGGCCCTGCAGGGCGGCGGGTTCGTGCGCTACATCTGGCAATGGAAGGACCAGAAGGACAAGGAAGCGCCCAAGCTTTCCTATGTGCGATTGTTCAAGCCCTGGGATTGGGTCGTGGGCACCGGAATATATCTCGACGACCTTGCTGCGGACATGAAGAAAATCCGCACGGGCGTGACCATGGCCTTTACCCTGCTGCTGACGCTCGTGGCCCTGATTTCCGGATACGTGGCCCGGCAGATATACGTTTCCGAACGCAGACGCGAAAAGGTCCAGAAACAAAGAGAACGGTTGATGAGCGCGCTCAGGGAAGGCGAAGAGCGCTACCGGACCATTGCGGACTTCGCCTACGACTGGGAAGTGTGGCTCGGGCCTGACAAAGGCGTGCTCTATTGTTCGCCGTCCTGCGAACGCATCACCGGGTACGCACCGGAATCCTTTTTCGAAAACCCGGACCTGCTGCGTTCCATCGTAGCCGAACAGGACAGGGAGGCGTGGGACAACTATCTGCAGATGCTCCCGACCCGCGAGGGGCTGCAATTCGATTTTCGTCTGGAACGCAAGGACGGTTCCCGGCGCTGGCTCGGCGTTGTGGGGCGCAGCGTTTTCGGCATCGGCATGAAGCCGCTGGGCCTGCGATTCAGTTTCCGCGACATCACGGAACGCAAGAACATGGAGGAACAGCTCCGGCACCAGGCCCTGCACGATCCCCTGACCGGGCTGGCCAACCGCACCCTCTGTCTGGACCGCATCCGCCACGCCATGGAACGCGCCAAACGGCGCGAGGAGTATTATTACGCAGTGGTGTTCATGGACCTCGACCGCTTCAAGGTCATCAACGACTCCCTCGGACACCGCTTCGGCGACATGGTGCTCATGGAAACCGGCCGCAGGCTGTCGCGCCACATGCGCGGTCTGGACACGGTGGCCCGCTTCGGCGGCGACGAGTTCGTGTTCCTGCTGGATGAACTGGCGTCGCCCAGTCAGGCCCTGCGCATCGTCAAACGCGTACGCGCTGCCGTGGCCGAAAAATTCTGTTTCGAGGGACACGAAGTCATGACCACGGCCAGCTTCGGCATCGTGCTCAGCCCCACGAATTATCACCGGGCCGAGGATCTGCTCCAGAATGCCAATATCGCCATGCACCGGGCCAAGGAAAAAGGACGCAACCAGTTCAAGGTCTTCACCTCGCGCATGCTGGAAAACGCCGTGGAACAGCTGAACCTGGAAAACGACATGCGCAGCGCCCTGAAGGACGGTGAATTCCACATCGAATACCAGCCCATCCTGCTCATGGGAACCAACAGCCTCATCGGTTTCGAGGCGCTTGCCCGCTGGAACCATCCCACCCGCGGCCCCATCCCGCCCTCGGAATTCATTCCCATGGCCGAGGATTCCGGCATGATAATGGAGCTTGGGCAATGGGTGCTGGAAAACGCCCTGAAGACCCTGGCCACATGGCGCGCGCAGAGCGAACGGGCCAAAGACCTGTTCATGGCGGTCAACCTCTCCACACGTCAATTTGCCAAGGCCGCACTGCATACGGATATTCTCGCCACCCTCGAAAAAACAGGCGTTCCCGCGGACAGGCTCAAGCTGGAAGTCACGGAAAGCGCCGTCATGGAAAACCCCGAATCCGCACTGCGGACCCTGAACATCCTGCGGGAAAACGGCGTGCAGTTTTCCATCGACGACTTCGGCACGGGCTATTCGTCGCTGACCCAGCTGCAGCGCCTGCCCGTGGACACGCTCAAGGTGGACCGGTCGTTCATCTCCCGTCTGGGTGAAGGCGACGACCAGGAAAGCACGGAAATCGTCAAGGCCGTTGTGGCCATGGCACGGTGCCTGGACCTGAGCGTGGTGGCCGAGGGCGTGGAAACCGGAAAGCAGCTCGACTCGCTTTCAAGACTGAACTGTGAATGCGTACAGGGATTCCTTTTCCATGAGCCTCTGCACGACAGCGCGGCCATGGACCTCATTGCCGAGCAGGAGTCCAATCCGGTTCCCGAGGATTTCCGCAAACGCCATTTCCAACGCGCCAAAAGCTCGCTGAAAAAGGCGCAATCCGGGACAACAAAGAACTCCGCCCCGAACATCGAGATCACTGATCCCGATGTCTCCTGA